The proteins below are encoded in one region of Mycteria americana isolate JAX WOST 10 ecotype Jacksonville Zoo and Gardens chromosome 22, USCA_MyAme_1.0, whole genome shotgun sequence:
- the PLEKHM1 gene encoding pleckstrin homology domain-containing family M member 1 — MHSSHTDDPKEAIQLIKKQLVNAIKALQKQYVTSDAVVTSDDGNANTLCSALEAVFVHGLKAKHIKAEGGGKGKKTGGRGPLPQPVFWGLLKSITHRNIVSELEQLIFINTDVGRCRAWLRLALNDGLVECYLKLLLREKSRLPEYYQATALLLDAEECEFLLSYLQGLTSLTFELSYKSAVLNEWTITPLSLSGLCPVSELLEPLTSSTSEPRRKASLGSISQSSGSDEIEIQPSVLPISKASSKIKLTSSSLSLNTTSSSQLSSSLGSDSILPAHCARSPERGEEPLSCDSDLGTATAEDLDRSLQEVLSEFSKAKPSLEAPEGGLVPSVLGCSPQPPACPRAASPVPPAPSRRARRQPPPNADGPRSARTGGAVAACDGDGDAALQAGGTAGVSATGRGGPGGGETSRGGTVSGSEASQAVHSPTAQYLLSPLLGCPKRKSWISEDDFYRPSPGESSESTADTNGFGPEGSGEGPAPGLISALDLERLSVPSSESGKPKMSPEREHKGFSVVHRRQMGLSNPFRGLLKLGSLERRGAMGIWKEFSCELSPLELRLFLDHEDRICVESYSLLRCESLALTHSDGRFELVFLGKKLYLRAPSRDEAEDWLDRIREALQKCRPQLEEEEWETLEYPEDGGEGQPVQSDSAALLQYSDVPGNSFDWTPAHEPELDAIKEAVLYVEVDKTWVPFIFSLSLETLKCFKVRNNDKILSNSYGIETIQDILPDTSLGGPAFFKVITSKAVLKLQAENAEEAASWRELVRGVLMSYLESAEEALTLGGSLDGHSQVILKNIVKENGFLLQYLVAIPVEKGLDSQSFICAGCSRQIGFSFAKPKLCAFSGLYYCDSCHRDEETVIPSRLIHNWDLTKRGVCRQALKFLTQIRNQPLIDLKLVNESLYDHVERMGRIHRSREQLKLLGDYLIMCRSGALKELSKRLDHRHYLLECPHKYSVADLRQIADGVFETFLQSLLQFASHHVYNCDLCTQRGFICQICNSSDIIFPFEFDTTTRCSECKTVFHRDCQARAKSCPRCERRQRYQRKLEAEASVEPSL, encoded by the exons ATGCATTCGAGCCACACCGATGACCCCAAGGAAGCCATACAG CTGATCAAGAAGCAACTGGTGAATGCCATCAAGGCGTTGCAGAAGCAGTACGTGACCTCGGATGCTGTCGTAACCAGCGATGACGGGAACGCGAACACCCTCTGCAGCGCCCTGGAAGCTGTCTTCGTGCACGGGCTGAAGGCGAAGCACATAAAggcagagggtggggggaaagggaagaaaacaggggGTCGGGGACCGCTTCCCCAGCCCGTCTTCTGGGGTCTGCTGAAGAGCATCACCCATCG aaaTATTGTCTCAGAGCTGGAACAACTCATTTTTATCAATACGGACGTCGGCCGCTGCCGAGCCTGGCTGAGGCTGGCTTTGAACGATGGCCTCGTGGAGTGTTACTTGAAGCTGCTGCTGCGGGAGAAGTCCCGGCTGCCCGAATACTACCAGGCGACCGCTCTGCTCTTGGATGCCGAAGAGTGCGAGTTTCTCCTTAGCTACTTGCAGGGCTTAACGTCCTTAACCTTCGAGCTCTCCTATAAATCGGCGGTTTTGAATGAGTGGACCATCACCCCTCTGTCCCTGTCGGGTCTGTGTCCTGtttcagagctgctggagccCCTCACATCCTCGACATCTGAACCCCGCAGAAAAGCATCGCTGGGTTCGATCTCCCAATCATCGGGGTCGGATGAAATCGAGATTCAACCCTCCGTCCTACCCAtcagcaaagccagcagcaaaaTCAAGCTCACGTCGTCCTCCTTGAGCCTTAACACCACGAGCTcgtcccagctctcctccagcctgggctccGACAGCATCCTCCCGGCTCACTGCGCCCGCAGTCCCGAGCGCGGCGAGGAGCCGCTCTCCTGCGACTCCGACCTGGGGACGGCCACCGCCGAGGACCTGGACAGGTCGCTGCAAGA GGTGTTGTCCGAGTTCAGCAAAGCCAAGCCAAGCCTGGAAGCCCCGGAGGGAGGGCTGGTCCCCAGCGTGCTGggctgctccccgcagccgcccgcctgcccccgcGCCGCATCGCCCGTCCCCCCGGCACCGTCCCGCAGAGCTCGCCGGCAACCGCCTCCCAACGCCGACGGTCCACGCTCCGCGCGGACGGGCGGCGCGGTGGCCGCCTGCGATGGGGACGGCGATGCAGCACTGCAAGCCGGCGGCACAGCCGGCGTCTCGGCCACGGGGCGCGGTGGTCCGGGTGGAGGAGAGACAAGCAGAGGCGGCACGGTCAGCGGCAGCGAGGCAAGCCAGGCTGTCCACAGCCCGACAGCCCAATACCTCCTTTCTCCGCTGCTGGGTTGTCCG aaaagaaagagctggatCTCAGAAGATGATTTCTACAGGCCTTCTCCGGGAGAGAGCAGCGAAAGCACGGCTGACACCAACGGCTTTGGGCCAGAGGGCTCTGGCGAGGGTCCGGCCCCGGGGCTCATTAGTGCTCTTGACTTGGAAAGGCTGTCGGTGCCGTCCTCGGAGAGCGGGAAGCCCAAAATGTCACCCGAACGGGAACACAAGGGCTTCAGCGTTGTGCATCGCAGGCAGATGG GTCTTTCCAACCCTTTCCGAGGGCTCCTGAAGCTGGGCAGCCTGGAGCGGAGAGGAGCCATGGGGATATGGAAGGAGTTTTCCTGCGAGCTGTCGCCGCTGGAGCTCCGGCTCTTCCTGGACCACGAGGACCGCATCTGCGTCGAGAGCTATTCCCTGCTGCGGTGCGAGTCACTGGCGCTGACGCACTCGGACGGCCGTTTCGAGCtggttttcctggggaaaaaactcTACCTACGAGCTCCTTCTCGAGACGAGGCCGAGGACTGGTTGGACAGGATCCGCGAGGCGCTGCAGAAGTGCCGGcctcagctggaggaggaggagtgggagacGCTGGAGTATCCAGAAGACGGTGGCGAAGGCCAACCCGTCCAGAGCGACTCCGCTGCTCTTCTCCAGTACAGCGACGTGCCTGGGAACAGCTTTGACTGGACTCCAGCTCACGAACCGGAGCTGGATGCAATAAAAGAGGCTGTTCTGTACGTGGAGGTAGACAAAACCTGGGtcccctttattttttccctgtctctAGAAACTTTAAAGTGCTTTAAAGTCAGAAACAACGACAAAATTTTAAGCAACAGCTATGGTATAGAGACGATCCAGGACATCCTTCCAGACACGAGCCTTGGGGGACCCGCATTCTTCAAGGTGATCACCTCCAAAGCCGTCCTGAAGCTGCAGGCTGAGAACGCAGAAGAAGCGGCCTCGTGGAGGGAGCTGGTCCGAGGGGTGCTCATGTCCTACCTGGAGAGCGCGGAGGAGGCGCTGACGCTGGGCGGCAGCTTGGACGGGCACTCCCAGGTCATCCTGAAGAACATCGTGAAGGAAAACGGCTTCCTCTTGCAATACCTAGTGGCCATCCCCGTGGAGAAGGGCCTGGACTCGCAGAGCTTCATCTGTGCAG gctgcTCCAGGCAGATCGGCTTCTCCTTCGCGAAGCCCAAGCTCTGCGCCTTCTCCGGTCTCTACTACTGCGACAGCTGCCACCGGGACGAGGAGACGGTGATTCCCTCGCGCCTCATCCACAACTGGGATCTGACGAAACGAGGG GTTTGCCGGCAGGCTTTGAAGTTCCTCACCCAGATCCGTAACCAGCCGCTGATCGACCTGAAGCTGGTCAACGAGAGCCTCTACGACCACGTGGAGAGGATGGGACGGATCCACCGGAGCAGGGAACAGCTGAAGCTGCTGGGAGATTATCTCATCATGTGCCGCAGCGGGGCCCTGAAGGAGCTGAGCAAGCG GCTTGATCACAGGCACTACCTCTTGGAGTGTCCCCACAAGTACAGCGTCGCTGATCTGAGGCAG ATAGCCGACGGCGTCTTCGAGACCTTCCTGCAGTCTCTGCTCCAGTTTGCTTCCCATCACGTCTACAACTGCGACCTGTGCACCCAGCGAGGCTTCATCTGCCAGATCTGCAACAGCAGCGACATCATTTTTCCCTTCGAGTTTGACACTACCACCAG